A single window of Solanum dulcamara chromosome 5, daSolDulc1.2, whole genome shotgun sequence DNA harbors:
- the LOC129890822 gene encoding pectin acetylesterase 8-like, producing the protein MMVATRSFKLVLLLLCSLTILLAENTPNQQKDTSIDEYFIEKTIVKNVVSKGAVCLDGTPPAYYMDRGFGEGAQSWMIHLSGGGWCRDVSDCQNRSRTSFGSSKLMGTFKFRGHFSKNKSANPDLFNWNKVMVAYCDGGAFTGDVERVDPATDLHFRGARIFSAVMEDLLSKGLKDAKNALLIGSSAGAYPAMLYCDRFSKLLINTPRIKCLTDSGYFVDVNKTLQKGKSFEPIYKALVTLHGSAKALPKSCTSRMKPELCFFPQNIQQDIKTPLYTIMSPFDIIQVGTTLGDYYNAIKQNNFSANQKKNLRELRLELLTKLPNASDPKLRGAFIDSQFHHTRLLNYWKPQNVSVVNNVTMIKAFGDWYFDRQYYYLIDKHDLPIP; encoded by the exons ATGATGGTGGCAACAAGATCCTTCAAACTTGTTTTGTTACTCCTTTGTTCATTGACCATTTTATTGGCAGAAAATACACCTAATCAACAAAAGGACACATCTATTGATGAATACTTTATTGAGAAAACAATCGTTAAGAATGTTGTGTCTAAAGGAGCAG TATGCTTGGATGGAACCCCACCAGCATACTACATGGATAGAGGATTTGGAGAAGGTGCTCAAAGCTGGATGATTCACCTCTCT GGAGGAGGATGGTGTAGAGATGTAAGTGACTGCCAAAATCGTTCACGGActtcttttggttcttcaaaaCTTATGGGTACATTCAAATTTAGAGGTCACTTTAGCAAGAATAAAAGTGCTAATCCAG ACTTGTTCAACTGGAACAAAGTTATGGTTGCATATTGTGATGGAGGAGCATTCACTGGTGATGTTGAAAGAGTTGATCCT GCTACCGATCTTCACTTTAGAGGTGCAAGAATTTTTTCTGCAGTGATGGAGGATCTGTTATCAAAAGGATTAAAGGATGCGAAAAAT GCCCTTCTTATTGGCAGTTCTGCTGGCGCATATCCAGCAATGTTATATTGTGATCGCTTCAGCAAACTATTGATTAATACTCCGAGAATAAAATGCTTGACTGATAGTGGCTATTTCGTCGATGT TAACAAGACTCTTCAGAAGGGAAAAAGCTTCGAACCAATCTATAAAGCACTTGTTACATTACAT GGGTCAGCCAAAGCTTTACCAAAATCCTGCACTTCAAGAATGAAGCCAGAATTG TGTTTCTTCCCACAAAATATCCAACAAGATATCAAAACACCACTTTATACAATTATGTCACCGTTCGATATAATTCAG GTTGGTACTACATTAGGTGATTATTACAATGCCATTAAACAGAATAATTTCTCTGCTAATCAAAAGAAAAACCTGAGAG AACTTAGATTGGAGTTGTTAACTAAGTTGCCAAATGCAAGTGACCCAAAATTAAGAGGAGCTTtcattgactctcaatttcatcaTACTAGACTTCTGAATTACTGGAAGCCACAGAATGTCAGTGTGGTGAATAATGTG ACAATGATAAAGGCATTTGGGGATTGGTACTTTGACAGGCAGTACTATTATCTCATAGACAAGCATGACTTGCCAATCCCATGA